The Mycolicibacterium smegmatis genome has a window encoding:
- a CDS encoding class I SAM-dependent methyltransferase, translating to MNACRGCGKTDLTRVLDLGKVPASDHFPLVTAPVSSEETSHPLAMDMCGSCGLAQLADDDTVSDEPRGVEPQALKDQAAAAVAMVDVAGWLRGSTVLEFGSPHGGTWLPWLTDRGFTAVHSQADVVLDCFGIMHESDQRRAFEERARQIRPGGVLLLQYHSIMTIVREGQWNALRHGHFAYYSLSALVRLLGEVGLRVATAWEFDLYGGTVLLAAVPEDVDGDAVVARILKSEDEFGISDPAVVAALQRRADLHVNDLRSWLEAESSAGRTVFAYGAASRAVALFSRAGLDSRLVAAVADAAPAKLGRRMPGTDIPIVSPDELLAANPDSVLLTVPDLLGEVSSRYPELDGRWKVDR from the coding sequence ATGAATGCGTGCCGAGGATGCGGGAAAACGGATCTCACCAGGGTCCTTGATCTCGGAAAGGTTCCGGCGTCAGACCACTTTCCTCTTGTCACCGCGCCAGTCAGCTCTGAAGAGACATCGCATCCACTGGCGATGGACATGTGTGGTTCATGCGGACTTGCGCAACTCGCCGACGACGACACGGTTTCCGACGAGCCCCGCGGGGTGGAACCCCAGGCGCTCAAGGATCAGGCAGCGGCGGCGGTCGCAATGGTGGACGTCGCGGGCTGGCTCAGAGGGAGCACGGTCCTCGAATTCGGCAGTCCGCACGGCGGCACGTGGCTTCCGTGGCTCACAGACCGCGGTTTCACCGCTGTGCACTCGCAGGCGGATGTGGTGCTCGACTGCTTCGGCATCATGCACGAATCCGACCAGCGCCGCGCCTTCGAAGAGCGTGCCCGACAGATCCGGCCAGGCGGAGTCCTGCTGCTGCAGTACCACTCGATCATGACGATCGTCCGGGAAGGGCAGTGGAATGCGCTGCGGCACGGTCACTTCGCGTACTACTCCCTGAGTGCGCTCGTGCGGCTCCTCGGCGAGGTCGGACTTCGCGTGGCCACGGCGTGGGAGTTCGACCTGTACGGCGGAACAGTGCTCCTGGCGGCGGTTCCGGAGGACGTCGACGGTGACGCCGTGGTCGCGCGCATCCTGAAGAGTGAGGACGAGTTCGGCATATCCGATCCGGCGGTCGTCGCCGCCCTGCAGCGGCGGGCCGATCTCCACGTAAACGACCTGAGGAGCTGGCTCGAGGCGGAATCCTCCGCTGGCCGCACTGTCTTCGCATACGGCGCCGCGTCACGGGCGGTGGCGCTGTTCAGCCGGGCGGGACTCGACTCGCGGTTGGTCGCGGCGGTCGCGGACGCGGCGCCTGCCAAGCTGGGCCGTCGCATGCCGGGTACCGACATTCCGATCGTCTCGCCGGATGAACTGCTCGCCGCGAACCCGGACAGTGTGTTGCTGACCGTGCCCGATCTCCTCGGCGAGGTGTCCAGCCGTTATCCGGAGCTCGACGGACGTTGGAAGGTGGACAGATAG
- the rfbC gene encoding dTDP-4-dehydrorhamnose 3,5-epimerase, translated as MRIEGADLADVLVLVPEPFRDERGLFTRTFDAHIFDDHLGRPGVSASFVQDSQSRSSQGVVRGMHGRSERGEAKLVRCAHGAVHDVLVDIRPDSPTFGRQQAFLLDDKDFRHLYVPPGFLHGFQALTAIADVCYRIDRPHDPSEDLAVAYNDPDLGIDWPLPVTMVSPRDAGAGSWSDLIRHMS; from the coding sequence GTGCGTATCGAAGGTGCAGACCTCGCCGACGTGCTGGTTCTCGTTCCGGAGCCGTTCCGCGATGAGCGCGGACTGTTCACCCGGACGTTCGACGCCCACATCTTCGACGACCACCTCGGCCGACCCGGCGTCTCGGCGTCGTTCGTCCAGGACTCCCAGTCCCGTTCGTCGCAGGGCGTCGTGCGGGGCATGCACGGCCGCTCCGAACGAGGCGAAGCCAAGCTCGTGCGTTGCGCCCACGGCGCCGTGCACGACGTCCTTGTCGACATTCGCCCGGACTCCCCCACCTTCGGCCGCCAACAGGCATTTCTGCTTGACGATAAGGATTTTCGGCATCTGTACGTGCCCCCCGGTTTTCTTCATGGTTTTCAGGCTCTGACGGCCATCGCCGATGTGTGCTACCGGATCGACCGCCCCCACGATCCATCCGAGGATCTCGCCGTTGCCTACAACGACCCCGACCTCGGGATCGACTGGCCGCTACCGGTCACGATGGTCTCCCCGCGAGACGCCGGTGCCGGAAGCTGGTCCGACCTGATCAGGCATATGTCCTGA
- a CDS encoding NAD-dependent epimerase/dehydratase family protein, protein MRVLVTGHQGYLGTVMVPILQLAGHDVTGLDTGFFADCVLGPEPADPPAIQVDLRDVTVEQLAGFDAVIHLAALSNDPLGALAPQITYEINHLASVRLARLAKSAGVRRFLYASTCSVYGSAGDDLVNEDAPLRPLTPYAESKVRVEDDVAEMADDSFTPVFLRNATAFGFSPRLRADIVLNNLVGHGFLTGEVRVLSDGTPWRPLVHARDIAAAFLLALEAPAKKVHCAAYNVGSESNNLTVAEIAQAVVDVVPGSELMITGETGADPRSYRVDFSKVREELGFEAKWSIPDGAAELYKEYDAAGLTAVAFVKKFTRLAHLEELRDYGVIDKTLRRVRTYA, encoded by the coding sequence ATGAGAGTATTGGTCACCGGCCATCAGGGGTATCTGGGCACCGTCATGGTGCCGATCCTGCAACTCGCCGGACATGATGTCACAGGCCTGGACACCGGCTTCTTCGCTGATTGTGTCCTCGGCCCGGAGCCGGCGGACCCGCCGGCGATACAGGTGGACCTCAGGGACGTGACGGTGGAACAGCTGGCGGGCTTCGACGCAGTCATCCACCTCGCGGCGTTGTCCAACGATCCACTCGGCGCGCTGGCGCCTCAGATCACCTACGAGATAAACCACCTTGCCTCGGTACGGTTGGCTCGTCTGGCGAAGTCCGCCGGTGTCCGGAGGTTCCTCTACGCGTCGACCTGCTCGGTGTACGGGTCGGCCGGCGATGATCTGGTCAATGAAGACGCCCCGTTGCGACCTCTGACCCCGTACGCGGAAAGCAAGGTGCGAGTCGAAGATGACGTCGCGGAGATGGCGGACGACTCATTCACCCCGGTGTTCCTCCGGAATGCCACCGCCTTCGGGTTCTCGCCGCGCCTGCGCGCGGACATTGTGCTCAACAACCTGGTCGGGCACGGGTTCCTCACCGGAGAAGTCCGGGTGTTGTCGGACGGCACTCCCTGGCGACCGCTTGTCCACGCACGCGACATAGCAGCCGCGTTCCTGCTGGCTCTGGAAGCGCCGGCCAAAAAGGTGCACTGTGCGGCCTACAACGTCGGCAGCGAGTCGAACAATTTGACGGTGGCCGAGATCGCGCAGGCGGTAGTCGACGTGGTTCCTGGTTCCGAGCTGATGATCACAGGTGAGACGGGCGCTGACCCGCGTTCGTACCGCGTGGACTTCTCGAAGGTTCGCGAAGAACTGGGATTCGAGGCGAAGTGGTCGATTCCGGACGGCGCCGCCGAGCTTTACAAGGAATACGACGCGGCCGGGCTGACTGCCGTGGCGTTCGTGAAGAAGTTCACCCGGCTGGCCCACCTGGAGGAACTGCGGGACTACGGCGTCATCGACAAGACCCTGAGGAGGGTCAGGACATATGCCTGA
- a CDS encoding PIG-L deacetylase family protein: MNELFTGDLREIAVVGAHCDDIAIGMGGTLLTLANTVPGLRVTALVLSGGGTERETEEAGALDAFCPGSDLQLTVLDVEDGKSPAHWERIKACVSEFRLSCDPQLVFGPHRGDAHQDHRLLAELLPTEFRDHLVLGYEILKWEADTPRPSIFHPLEASVAEEKARLLHKHYPSQAAHDWFDEQAFLGLARMRGVQCRHTYAESFILEKATVRFGAHRTQPQY, encoded by the coding sequence ATGAACGAGTTGTTCACCGGTGACCTTCGGGAGATCGCGGTTGTCGGCGCCCATTGCGACGACATCGCGATCGGCATGGGTGGCACGCTGCTCACACTCGCAAACACAGTGCCCGGGCTTCGGGTCACTGCTCTTGTGTTGTCAGGTGGTGGCACCGAACGCGAAACCGAGGAGGCCGGAGCACTCGACGCCTTCTGCCCTGGCTCCGACCTTCAGCTGACCGTGCTGGATGTCGAAGACGGCAAGTCTCCCGCACACTGGGAACGAATCAAGGCGTGCGTCAGTGAGTTTCGATTGTCATGTGATCCGCAACTGGTGTTCGGGCCGCACCGTGGTGACGCACACCAGGACCACCGTCTTCTGGCGGAACTCCTGCCGACCGAGTTCCGTGATCACCTCGTGCTGGGGTACGAGATCCTCAAGTGGGAGGCCGACACTCCACGGCCATCGATATTCCACCCACTGGAGGCGTCCGTAGCAGAGGAGAAGGCGCGGCTGCTACACAAGCACTACCCGTCCCAGGCCGCCCACGACTGGTTCGACGAGCAGGCATTCCTCGGGCTGGCGAGGATGCGGGGAGTCCAGTGCCGCCACACATACGCCGAGAGTTTCATCTTGGAGAAAGCAACCGTCAGATTCGGAGCGCACCGCACGCAACCGCAGTACTGA
- a CDS encoding glucose-1-phosphate cytidylyltransferase, which produces MKVVLFCGGYGMRMRNGPGDAVPKPMQMVGPRPLIWHVMRYYAHFGHKEFILCLGYGADHIKNYFLTYQEAASNDFVMSGGQVQLMHSDISDWTISFVDTGLESPIGERLRRVRDYLDGDEYFLANYADVLTDAPLDHMIAEFHLSGAVASMMVVPPQSSFHCVEVSEAGEVKEIIAVSELTIWENGGFFVLSQGIFDLLPPGGDLVADVCGTLAGQGKLFGYRYQGFWKPADTFKERAELEARYHDGDRPWMLWEKSVRAVPEAS; this is translated from the coding sequence ATGAAGGTCGTTCTGTTCTGCGGTGGATACGGCATGCGGATGCGCAACGGTCCGGGTGATGCCGTACCGAAGCCGATGCAGATGGTCGGCCCGCGACCGCTCATCTGGCACGTGATGCGCTACTACGCACACTTCGGCCACAAAGAGTTCATCCTGTGCCTCGGTTACGGTGCCGACCACATCAAGAACTACTTCCTGACCTACCAGGAGGCCGCATCGAACGATTTCGTGATGAGCGGTGGTCAGGTCCAATTGATGCATTCGGACATCAGCGACTGGACGATCTCGTTCGTCGACACGGGTCTCGAATCTCCGATCGGTGAACGTCTGCGCCGGGTACGTGATTATCTCGACGGCGACGAGTACTTCCTGGCCAACTATGCCGATGTGCTGACGGACGCCCCGTTGGACCACATGATCGCCGAGTTCCACCTATCCGGTGCCGTCGCATCGATGATGGTGGTGCCTCCTCAGTCGTCATTCCACTGCGTCGAGGTCTCCGAGGCAGGCGAGGTCAAGGAGATCATCGCGGTCTCTGAATTGACCATCTGGGAGAACGGCGGGTTTTTCGTTCTGTCCCAGGGGATTTTCGATCTTCTGCCGCCCGGCGGCGACCTCGTGGCAGATGTGTGCGGGACGCTTGCCGGACAGGGCAAGCTGTTCGGATACCGGTACCAAGGTTTCTGGAAGCCTGCTGACACCTTCAAGGAACGCGCTGAACTCGAGGCCCGGTATCACGACGGTGACCGCCCGTGGATGCTGTGGGAAAAGTCGGTGCGCGCGGTGCCCGAGGCATCATGA
- a CDS encoding class I SAM-dependent methyltransferase, with the protein MTCRLCGSQRLLSVLDLGATPPCEKFLAAGELDLPEPTYPLHLRLCEDCLLLQIPALITPEDTFSEYAYYSSYSDSWVQHAKRFVDDAAARLGLGSKSFVVEVASNDGYLLQHAVAAGIPCLGIEPSVNVGAAARDAGVPTLTAFLDEEVAAKVRDDHGPADLVVANNVYAHIPDLLGFTRALRRLLADDGWLSIEVHHALNLVTLGQFDTIYHEHFQYYTVLSAMRALATAGLAVVDVEMLPTHGGSIRLWAQREDVAGPQTQRVAEILAIEEEAGLHEVDGYLALRPRAEAVRHQLLQFLLDCRAEGKLVVGYGAPGKGNTLLNYCGIRPDLLTYTVDRNPYKHGRYTPGTRIPIHDPAQIAKDRPDVVLALPWNLETELTEQLSYIWEWGGQLIFPLPTLHSSAVFKPPLGGISA; encoded by the coding sequence ATGACCTGCCGACTGTGCGGCTCCCAACGGCTCCTCAGCGTGCTTGACCTCGGCGCGACACCTCCGTGCGAGAAGTTCCTCGCCGCAGGAGAACTCGATCTGCCCGAGCCCACCTATCCGTTGCATCTGCGACTGTGCGAGGACTGCCTGCTGCTCCAGATTCCGGCTCTGATAACCCCGGAGGACACCTTCAGTGAGTACGCGTACTACTCGTCGTACTCCGACAGCTGGGTCCAGCACGCCAAGCGGTTCGTCGACGACGCCGCCGCGCGCCTGGGCCTCGGTTCAAAGTCCTTCGTCGTCGAAGTCGCCAGTAACGACGGGTATCTTCTCCAGCACGCGGTGGCCGCCGGTATTCCGTGCCTGGGGATCGAGCCGTCGGTGAACGTCGGTGCCGCTGCGCGTGACGCCGGCGTGCCGACCCTGACCGCTTTCCTGGATGAAGAAGTCGCAGCCAAGGTGCGCGATGATCACGGTCCGGCCGACCTGGTAGTCGCCAACAACGTCTACGCGCACATCCCCGATCTGCTCGGCTTCACCCGGGCGCTACGCAGATTGCTCGCAGACGACGGTTGGCTGAGCATCGAGGTCCACCATGCCTTGAACCTGGTCACTCTCGGCCAGTTCGACACCATCTACCACGAACACTTCCAGTACTACACAGTGCTTTCCGCCATGCGCGCACTCGCGACCGCCGGCCTGGCGGTCGTGGACGTCGAGATGCTTCCCACACACGGTGGATCGATTCGCCTCTGGGCGCAGCGCGAAGACGTCGCCGGGCCACAAACCCAACGGGTCGCCGAAATCCTGGCCATCGAGGAAGAAGCAGGACTACACGAGGTCGACGGCTACCTCGCACTCAGACCGCGAGCCGAAGCGGTTCGTCATCAGCTGCTGCAGTTTCTTCTCGACTGTCGCGCCGAAGGCAAATTGGTGGTCGGTTACGGCGCACCTGGCAAGGGAAACACTCTGCTCAACTACTGCGGGATCCGCCCTGACCTGCTCACGTACACGGTCGACCGCAATCCGTACAAGCACGGTCGATACACACCGGGCACCCGGATTCCGATCCACGATCCGGCGCAAATCGCCAAAGACCGTCCCGACGTTGTCCTTGCACTGCCTTGGAACTTGGAAACCGAACTGACAGAGCAACTGTCCTACATATGGGAGTGGGGTGGACAGTTGATCTTCCCCCTTCCCACCCTGCACAGCTCTGCCGTGTTCAAACCGCCACTGGGAGGAATATCAGCATGA
- a CDS encoding glycosyltransferase: MVRGRLVLPSARETCGTTWRERIGGHEMTHVEHMQSVSLDDPVPGRQLLVASTGGHLAQLVKWSQLIGSDPDSLWITFKSPQSDSLLQHRRVMYVPYVAPRDFRGAVNALTRMMREIDWKEEAFTAAVTTGAAVGLAALTAARTHHVPAFYFESVSRVNGPSLTGKLASLDPRVHTCCQYQHWAGRRWKYRRSLFDSYETLPKPQVDNPRLFVTLGTIYPYRFDALVDAVLRSGLADSRTVWQLGTTERQGLPGKAVAQMRAAAFEDCARSADVVVTHAGVGTIMHLLEMGIYPVVVPRRAKRHEHIDDHQVQIASLLKSREISAVTEAEELCCDAIIAATKTSVRSASELGPGRDHRRGPVTTSTEFPTSGRTEIS; encoded by the coding sequence GTGGTGCGCGGCCGGCTGGTACTACCGAGCGCTCGGGAGACCTGCGGCACCACGTGGCGCGAACGCATCGGTGGTCACGAAATGACGCACGTAGAGCATATGCAGTCGGTGTCTCTCGACGACCCTGTGCCCGGGCGTCAACTGCTGGTGGCGTCGACCGGTGGTCATCTGGCGCAGTTGGTCAAGTGGTCACAGTTGATCGGCTCGGATCCCGACTCGCTGTGGATCACCTTCAAGTCACCGCAGAGTGATTCGCTGCTCCAACATCGACGGGTCATGTACGTCCCTTATGTCGCGCCTCGTGATTTTCGCGGAGCGGTCAACGCGCTGACCCGGATGATGCGGGAGATCGACTGGAAAGAAGAGGCTTTCACAGCGGCAGTGACGACGGGGGCAGCGGTCGGTTTGGCAGCCTTGACTGCTGCTCGCACCCACCACGTACCCGCGTTCTATTTCGAGAGCGTGTCGCGGGTGAACGGACCGTCTCTCACCGGCAAGTTGGCCAGCCTCGATCCGCGCGTGCACACGTGCTGCCAATACCAGCACTGGGCGGGGCGCCGCTGGAAATACCGGCGATCGTTGTTCGACAGCTACGAGACCCTGCCGAAACCACAGGTCGACAATCCTCGCCTGTTCGTGACACTCGGCACCATCTACCCCTATCGGTTCGACGCGCTTGTCGACGCCGTATTGCGCTCCGGCCTCGCTGACAGCAGGACGGTCTGGCAACTCGGAACCACAGAGCGGCAGGGGCTCCCGGGGAAAGCGGTCGCTCAGATGCGCGCCGCGGCGTTCGAGGACTGCGCTCGTTCCGCCGACGTCGTCGTCACGCATGCCGGCGTCGGAACAATCATGCACCTGCTTGAGATGGGGATATACCCCGTGGTGGTTCCGCGGCGCGCCAAGCGTCACGAGCACATCGACGACCACCAGGTCCAGATCGCCTCGTTGCTCAAGAGCAGGGAGATATCGGCCGTGACAGAAGCAGAGGAGTTGTGCTGCGACGCGATCATCGCGGCGACGAAGACTTCGGTGCGTAGCGCATCGGAACTCGGGCCAGGACGGGACCACCGGCGTGGACCGGTCACAACGAGCACTGAATTTCCCACAAGCGGAAGAACGGAGATCTCATGA
- a CDS encoding UDP-glucose dehydrogenase family protein — translation MKMVVLGTGYLGATHAACMAELGHEVLGVDIDPAKLAKLEAGEVPFFEPGLSAVLRRHTSSGRLRFSSSYQEAAEFADVFFVAVATPQKKGDYGADLCFVDAVIDNLAPLLDKPSLIIGKSTVPVGTATRLGRCVRDLAPAGDAVELVWNPEFLREGFAVQGTLHPDRLVLGVERPGSGRAEGIVREIYADLINDGVPFIVTDLATAELVKVSANAFLATKISFINAIAEVCEAVDADVTVLADAIGYDSRIGRRFLNAGLGFGGGCLPKDIRAFMARAGELGANQALTFLREVDSINMRRRTRVVEIAREICGGGFIGSRVAVLGAAFKPDSDDVRDSPALNVAGQIQLQGACVNVFDPQAMDNSRTLFPTLNYATSAFEACDGADVVLVLTEWEEFRSIDPAELKTTVRSAAVIDGRNCLDAAAWCAAGWYYRALGRPAAPRGANASVVTK, via the coding sequence ATGAAAATGGTCGTCTTGGGCACCGGGTATCTCGGAGCCACACACGCGGCATGCATGGCCGAACTGGGGCACGAGGTTCTCGGCGTGGACATCGACCCGGCCAAGCTCGCGAAGTTGGAAGCGGGCGAGGTGCCGTTCTTCGAACCGGGGCTCTCCGCGGTTCTTCGCCGTCACACGAGCAGCGGCCGTCTGCGCTTCTCATCGTCGTACCAGGAAGCGGCCGAGTTCGCCGATGTTTTTTTCGTGGCCGTCGCGACACCCCAGAAGAAGGGCGACTACGGCGCCGACCTCTGCTTCGTTGATGCAGTGATCGACAACCTCGCACCGCTGCTGGACAAGCCTTCTCTCATCATCGGGAAATCGACGGTTCCCGTGGGAACCGCGACACGCCTAGGTCGGTGCGTCCGGGACCTCGCGCCCGCCGGAGATGCGGTCGAACTGGTCTGGAATCCGGAGTTCCTGCGTGAAGGTTTTGCGGTGCAGGGCACGTTGCATCCCGACCGCCTGGTTCTCGGTGTCGAGAGGCCAGGATCAGGTCGTGCCGAGGGAATCGTGCGCGAGATCTACGCCGACCTGATCAACGACGGCGTACCGTTCATCGTCACTGATCTCGCCACCGCCGAACTGGTGAAGGTCTCAGCCAACGCCTTTCTCGCCACGAAGATCTCGTTCATCAACGCCATCGCCGAGGTATGTGAGGCCGTGGACGCCGATGTCACGGTGCTCGCCGACGCGATCGGGTACGACAGCCGGATCGGGAGGCGATTCCTCAACGCCGGTCTGGGCTTCGGAGGAGGTTGTCTACCAAAGGACATCCGGGCCTTCATGGCGCGCGCGGGGGAACTCGGAGCGAACCAGGCACTGACGTTCCTGCGTGAGGTCGACAGCATCAACATGCGGCGGCGGACACGGGTGGTCGAGATCGCCCGGGAGATCTGCGGCGGAGGCTTCATCGGTTCACGGGTCGCCGTGCTGGGCGCCGCCTTCAAGCCGGACTCCGACGACGTGCGTGACTCTCCGGCGTTGAATGTCGCAGGGCAGATCCAACTGCAGGGCGCGTGTGTCAACGTGTTCGATCCCCAGGCCATGGACAACTCGCGAACCCTGTTCCCGACGCTGAACTACGCTACTTCAGCCTTCGAAGCCTGTGACGGCGCGGATGTCGTCCTGGTTCTCACGGAATGGGAAGAGTTTCGTTCGATCGACCCCGCCGAGCTGAAGACCACGGTCCGATCGGCAGCGGTGATCGACGGACGCAACTGTCTCGACGCGGCCGCGTGGTGCGCGGCCGGCTGGTACTACCGAGCGCTCGGGAGACCTGCGGCACCACGTGGCGCGAACGCATCGGTGGTCACGAAATGA
- the rfbA gene encoding glucose-1-phosphate thymidylyltransferase RfbA — MRGIILAAGLGSRLYPITMGVSKQLLPVYDKPMVYYPLSTLILAGIRDVLVITAPVDAPAFSALLGDGSQFGINIDYAVHPKPEGIAQAFEIGSSFIGSDRVALALGDNIFHGSKLGASLSRFATIDGGGIFAYRVADPTAYGVVEFDERCRAVSLEEKPKAPRSEYAVPGLYFYDNDVIEIAAGLKPSDRGELEITDVNRAYLDQGRLSVEELPRGTAWLDTGTFDSLLDASTYVRTIEQRQGLKVGVPEEAAWRRGLIDDDALRERGELLYKSGYGGYLLRLLDGWGGPA; from the coding sequence ATGCGTGGGATCATCTTGGCGGCTGGGCTTGGCTCGCGTCTGTATCCGATCACCATGGGGGTCAGCAAGCAGCTGCTACCCGTCTACGACAAACCGATGGTCTACTACCCGCTGTCGACTCTGATCCTTGCCGGCATCCGCGACGTCCTGGTGATCACGGCTCCCGTAGACGCCCCTGCGTTCAGCGCGTTGCTCGGCGACGGCTCGCAATTCGGTATCAACATCGACTATGCCGTCCATCCGAAGCCGGAAGGAATCGCCCAGGCATTCGAGATCGGCAGCTCCTTCATCGGTTCGGACCGTGTGGCTCTGGCTCTCGGGGACAACATTTTCCACGGCTCCAAGCTGGGGGCGAGCCTCAGCAGGTTCGCCACCATCGACGGCGGGGGGATCTTCGCCTACCGGGTGGCAGATCCCACTGCGTACGGTGTGGTGGAGTTCGACGAGCGGTGTCGCGCGGTGTCGTTGGAAGAGAAGCCGAAGGCACCGCGCTCCGAGTACGCCGTTCCAGGCCTGTACTTCTACGACAACGACGTGATCGAGATCGCGGCGGGGCTCAAGCCTTCGGACCGCGGTGAACTCGAGATCACCGACGTGAATCGTGCCTATCTCGACCAAGGCCGGCTGTCGGTCGAGGAGCTTCCGCGAGGTACCGCGTGGTTGGACACCGGCACGTTCGATTCGCTGTTGGACGCGAGCACCTACGTGCGCACGATCGAACAACGCCAGGGGCTCAAGGTAGGGGTGCCGGAGGAAGCCGCATGGCGGCGCGGACTCATCGACGACGACGCTCTGCGGGAGCGCGGCGAATTGCTCTACAAGTCGGGATACGGGGGGTATCTCCTGCGGCTGTTGGATGGTTGGGGAGGACCAGCATGA
- a CDS encoding sugar transferase gives MTAQISNFDSGFGTRQLVSMPKPNSVVAGTNMSIKLPPSSVFQRSKWQRRYSSYLLMTDTLVIALSVGFAQLVRFGPTLNPPGYSKLYVPAFSILFAIAWLVAMSALRTRSPRITAACVDEYRRVTAASFWTFGAIAMVSLLLKLDIARGYLAVALPVGTLGLLLERRLWHRHVARERVAGRYRTAVLAFGEIGAVTELVSELVRNPADGYDVVGVGVPRYGDARGEFVMVSGQRIPIIGGEAEMLDAVHTCGADTVAIAGTEAFGVRGIRRLLWQLEPLGVELVVSTGAMDVALSRLVMQPIAGIPLLHIEKPLYRNAKRFQKCLFDLSFAFAVLLITSPLLLITAIAIKATSRGPVFYSAERIGVDGKLFSMLKFRTMVENADQMLDELEDLNESDGLLFKIHDDPRVTRVGKVLRRLSIDELPQFINVLRGEMSVVGPRPPLRREVEEYDCEILRRLLVKPGVTGLWQVSGRSDLSWDQAVRLDLSYVDNWSMIGDILIVAKTFGAVLRKDGAY, from the coding sequence ATGACTGCTCAGATCTCGAACTTCGACAGCGGGTTCGGTACGCGCCAGTTGGTCAGCATGCCAAAGCCGAACTCTGTTGTGGCCGGCACGAACATGTCGATCAAGCTGCCGCCGAGCAGCGTCTTCCAGAGGTCGAAATGGCAGAGGAGATACTCCTCCTATCTGCTCATGACCGACACGCTGGTGATCGCACTGTCCGTCGGATTTGCCCAACTCGTCCGGTTCGGCCCCACACTCAACCCTCCTGGGTACTCGAAACTTTATGTACCGGCCTTCTCGATTCTGTTCGCGATCGCGTGGTTGGTTGCAATGTCGGCACTGCGTACCAGGTCTCCCCGGATCACAGCAGCGTGTGTGGACGAGTACCGCCGTGTGACGGCCGCGTCGTTCTGGACGTTCGGGGCAATAGCGATGGTTTCACTACTACTGAAGCTGGACATCGCCCGCGGATATCTGGCGGTCGCGCTCCCCGTGGGCACGCTGGGTCTGTTGCTCGAGCGGCGCCTCTGGCACCGGCACGTCGCGCGCGAACGTGTGGCCGGTCGCTACCGCACAGCGGTCCTGGCGTTCGGTGAGATCGGCGCGGTCACGGAACTGGTGAGTGAACTGGTGCGAAATCCGGCCGACGGATATGACGTGGTCGGCGTGGGCGTTCCGCGCTACGGCGACGCGCGTGGTGAGTTCGTGATGGTGAGTGGCCAACGGATACCCATCATCGGCGGTGAGGCCGAGATGTTGGACGCCGTCCACACCTGCGGCGCCGACACGGTGGCGATCGCCGGCACCGAAGCCTTCGGTGTTCGCGGCATCCGAAGGCTGCTGTGGCAACTTGAGCCCTTGGGCGTGGAGCTGGTGGTGTCGACAGGTGCCATGGACGTCGCTCTTTCGCGCTTGGTCATGCAGCCCATTGCAGGTATCCCGTTGCTGCACATCGAGAAGCCGTTGTACCGGAACGCCAAGCGGTTCCAGAAGTGTCTGTTCGACTTGAGTTTTGCATTCGCAGTGCTCTTGATTACCTCGCCACTTCTGCTGATCACTGCCATAGCGATCAAGGCGACCAGCAGGGGGCCGGTGTTCTATTCGGCGGAACGGATCGGTGTCGACGGCAAGCTGTTCTCGATGCTGAAGTTCCGCACGATGGTCGAGAACGCCGACCAGATGCTCGACGAACTGGAGGATCTGAACGAGTCAGATGGACTTCTGTTCAAGATCCACGACGATCCCCGTGTGACTCGCGTCGGAAAAGTTCTGCGGCGCCTGAGCATCGATGAACTGCCGCAGTTCATCAACGTGCTCAGAGGCGAGATGAGTGTTGTCGGTCCACGTCCGCCGCTGCGTCGCGAGGTCGAAGAATACGACTGCGAAATTCTCCGCAGGCTGCTGGTGAAGCCGGGCGTCACCGGGCTCTGGCAGGTCAGTGGACGGTCGGACCTGTCGTGGGATCAGGCCGTGCGGCTCGACCTGTCGTACGTGGACAACTGGTCAATGATCGGCGACATCCTGATCGTCGCAAAGACATTCGGTGCGGTTCTCCGCAAAGACGGCGCGTACTGA